Proteins encoded by one window of Cloeon dipterum chromosome 4, ieCloDipt1.1, whole genome shotgun sequence:
- the Ziz gene encoding dedicator of cytokinesis protein 11 isoform X2 has product MSERKFAKALRKPGMAAHLRETMSQVVRETSSHVPAPEIVTPIEYEAFILKNKTLLQNDPQRELLLYPSDDVSQVILPRKFRTVLPPLPGCVVAGEDQLSKLAQSPLLARESLRSYNTNWNLVHYKYSSFGGTYHDLPKTPKPEELREEIYEIDADIDASDESSDRSVDITKQGILLKGPESGQERIFVNLASKTFKRRYCYLKKEVDGTYILEMQKPEKRGEPKSDFVMDFCTEVVKNPKRGRHAFELKFVGSSSGSSSKVVCFAAETEAEMNDWVAALSLIVAQNKQNEDKKSSERESISSPAAHAFSFGTLKGLENSMIPELVRYSRETDSSIATARQDNRRRLFAVCPHLPESVAKKESLEATVEPYREHFGLRLMVKCVGFSLKLHSHVGDDNVSQIEPYFLILAIFDARDNRKLTENIQFDVNTDEAKAMLAEAISDSEENGTKENGVEASYPPEWSSIPHKYLNNLRQAIVSVSNPHPEVYLVLRVEKVLQGAINQSTEPYIRPGRDCKIAQKAHKTAKICCQRLGKYRMPFAWAARPLFRHTSGQLDMSAQFSPLYRQEPNKLNDEELLKMLQDFKKPDKMSRLTTIPASINISVTFITDPPENSLTTSLVPIKPFNPSSEIMASTEVAEFENHLAVENPGRQPYSVPCHHLYVYPKQLCFEAQKIFAKARNLACVVELRDSDAEDAKAIKCIYQVPGNDLLADQFICPVLHHNRSPSWYSEVKLRLPVCLSQTHHLLFRFYHVTCDVTKKTSLGGSNSNTSVESSVGFAWLPLSTDGRIETGDKDLAIAASLPDGYLAVKPLGLGKGVSRWYSGPEVTWLDGHKSLFRVGLRLVSTLATTDGHLHNMFVQAEKLLEPKPVQLPPNELETSKVLKAGHAIHISTLLNFLPTILNLLFNLLAKCGNVGTVGIDTMRLLLHIVTQTKDAGRHDALVAYVKYVYGSSHSGDGGPPLHEQLAVHMPALLDSLAATEMHLALQLMSHSGFFLEILAKSMAQHLLATGRIKMLRNERFSADFTASLERMLDTLAPRVINHFKDHKEHAQELNTSIAVFLKRCLSLMDRGVVLGLIGRYSHRFNSSEHAMLSEYKYSFLGTVCCHEHFIPLNIPLAPPPLSPNNGQNWSAGQLNEDFCKQHFLAGLLLRELQHALNKEVYQVRRAAVRTLRDLMAKHELDSRYQNKGQLARIASLFLPWLEIAIDNRDRLPIVICRHRVGAKSTNVASSIADSNLGGSSSILSAASCPQNGLKDRANRNTLHFDSCGSPFFSGAHSRESVGFSAIAAQGVLVAGSTQSLESDDSTMSIDAASAASQETAIAKGPGSIGRNLMNNSPQPHLQHRDMLQASEAQDILLCYLFVVKHVGDQCLVAYWQHCSQTQLLGFFQLLHMSLMKFQYLGKRHQSGLASKLSLAAAPVTQSNGFRSRKANTLPARMEAPAFGTASESFVDQPNPISDTKSWKLGRTVSQHTLLEANMAAEVGLIVLDCVGLYCRQCRDSILAAEDSPITEKIFEIYLSFLQVGQCESILMHVFAALRAFVNNFSPVLFQGSAKICGLLCSELLRCCNSKLTKTRQEACAIVYLLMRSNFEFTGRQGLTRMHLQLVISVSRLLGNMDVLNNSRMQESLSMINNFASSDKAMKMTRFPKEVRQLTTRMRNVLMATAQMREHNHEPEVLNELQLNLADSYSCTPELRMTWLQALAENHTKANSYSEAALCHLHMAALQSEYLKQKGILSWGAEAFADISPNITEDEKNLKVDSGAAETQFTEASLTEQLTLCSDLLERAERYELQVPLYRLITPLYESRRDYNAMAAAFRHLAQSCTKASECATRGGRRLLGTYYRVSFYGQACFDENTQGVEYIYKEPKVTSLAELSERLTHQFASKFGHGAVKIVCDTDRAGSDRKEDGGWVLVTHVTPYWEPSELGSRLTLFERTHHNVRKFMFDTPFTRNGPAQGEPSDQWKRRTILTTSKSFPYLVRRLPVVDKSVMEMNPLIVALHEMKQRVADMEEVVYCNPPDAKRLQLLLQGSVCVQVNAGPMAYASAFLDPTKNAEYSEDDLEQLRDIFRDFVNVCSDALHLNAKLVSSEQHSYQEMLSETFQKMCQDLGALMSEPNLLEEDLMSKRQSCVLFSAISGLQNESSYT; this is encoded by the exons ATGAGCGAGAGAAAATTCGCAAAAGCCCTGCGGAAGCCAGGCATGGCTGCCCATTTACGGGAAACAATGTCTCAGGTTGTGCGGGAAACTTCATCACAT GTCCCTGCACCTGAGATTGTGACACCGATTGAATATGAAGCCtttatattgaaaaacaaaactttacTTCAAAACGACCCGCAGAGAGAGCTTCTTTTATACCCATCAGACGATGTTTCG CAAGTTATACTGCCTCGCAAATTTCGAACGGTGCTGCCTCCTCTGCCAGGGTGTGTGGTTGCGGGAGAAGATCAACTTTCAAAACTGGCTCAAAGCCCTTTGCTAGCGAGGGAGTCTCTTCGGAGCTATAACACCAATTGGAACCTTGTTCACTACAAGTACAGCAGTTTTGGCGGAACTTATCATGATTTGCCAAA gacACCAAAACCTGAGGAGCTGAGAGAGGAAATTTACGAGATTGACGCCGATATTGATGCTAGTGATGAG TCTTCAGATAGATCTGTGGATATTACAAAGCAAGGAATTCTACTGAAGGGACCTGAGAGTGGCCAGGAAAGgatatttgttaatttggcCTCAAAAACGTTCAAAAGGCGTTACTGCTATTTAAA AAAAGAGGTAGATGGAACCTACATtcttgaaatgcaaaaacctGAAAAGAGAGGAGAACCAAAGAGTGATTTTGTAATGGACTTTTGCACAGAAGTAGTCAAG AACCCAAAGCGCGGGCGGCACGCCTTTGAACTCAAATTCGTGGGGAGCAGTTCTGGCAGTAGCTCCAAGGTTGTCTGTTTTGCTGCTGAAACTGAAGCCGAGATGAATGACTGGGTGGCTGCCTTGAGCTTAATAGTggcgcaaaataaacaaaacgaaGATAAAAAGTCCTCAGAGAGag AGTCTATATCTTCACCGGCTGCTCACGCCTTTTCATTTGGAACCTTGAAGGGCTTGGAAAACAGCATGATACCAGAGCTGGTCAGATACTCCCGCGAGACAGACTCTTCAATTGCAACAGCGAGGCAAGATAACCGCAGAAGGTTGTTTGCCGTCTGTCCGCATTTGCCAGAATCT GTAGCCAAAAAGGAGTCACTGGAGGCCACTGTCGAGCCATATAGGGAGCACTTTGGATTGAGACTTATGGTCAAGTGCGTGGGCTTTTCTCTCAAGCTTCACTCCCACGTTGGAGATGACAATGTTTCACAA ATTGAGCCATACTTTCTCATCTTGGCTATTTTTGACGCCAGAGATAATAGAAAGTTGACTGAAAACATTCAATTTGATGTCAACACAGATGAAGCCAAAGCAATGCTGGCGGAAGCCATTTCTGATAGTGAGGAAAATGGCACCAAAGAAAATGGGGTAGAGGCTTCCTACCCTCCAGAATGGAGTAGCATTCCTCACAAGTACTTGAACAACTTACGCCAG GCCATAGTGAGTGTCAGCAATCCTCACCCTGAGGTCTACCTAGTGTTGAGGGTGGAAAAGGTTCTTCAAGGAGCAATCAACCAAAGCACAGAGCCATACATCCGACCCGGAAGGGACTGCAAAATTGCTCAAAAAGCTCACAAAACTGCAAAGATCTGCTGCCAAAG GCTGGGAAAGTACCGCATGCCGTTTGCTTGGGCCGCTCGACCACTCTTCAGACATACTAGTGGCCAACTCGACATGTCTGCACAGTTTTCTCCTCTGTATAGACAGGAGCCCAATAAACTTAATGACGAGGAGCTTCTGAAGATGCTGCAAGACTTCAAAAA GCCTGATAAAATGAGCAGACTCACAACCATTCCTGCTTCCATCAACATCAGCGTCACCTTCATAACAGATCCACCTGAAA ATTCGTTGACTACATCCTTAGTGCCCATTAAGCCATTCAATCCCTCATCTGAAATCATGGCTTCTACGGAAGTTGCTGAGTTTGAGAACCATTTAGCCGTGGAGAATCCAGGCCGGCAGCCCTACTCAGTCCCCTGTCACCACCTTTATGTATACCCCAAGCAGTTGTGCTTTGAAGcgcagaaaatatttgccaaagCCAGAAATCTAGCTTGTGTGGTCGAGCTCCGTGACTCTGACGCTGAGGATGCAAAAGCCATAAAA TGCATATATCAAGTTCCGGGGAACGACCTATTAGCGGACCAATTCATTTGTCCCGTTCTGCACCACAACCGCTCACCCAGCTGGTATTCTGAGGTCAAACTCAGGCTGCCAGTGTGCTTGAGTCAGACGCACCACTTGCTCTTCCGCTTCTACCATGTCACCTGCGATGTGACTAAGAAGACGAGTCTAGGTGGAAGCAACTCGAATACAAGCGTTGAGTCAAGCGTTGGCTTTGCTTGGTTGCCACTGTCCACTGATGGAAG aattgaaaCTGGTGACAAGGACCTGGCAATTGCAGCGTCTCTTCCTGATGGTTACTTGGCTGTGAAGCCTCTTGGGCTGGGCAAGGGAGTAAGTCGTTGG TATTCCGGCCCAGAGGTTACTTGGTTAGATGGGCACAAGTCACTATTCAGAGTTGGTCTGCGCTTGGTTTCAACCCTTGCAACCACCGATGGACACCTGCACAACATGTTTGTGCAAGCGGAAAAGCTTTTGGAGCCTAAGCCTGTACAACTTCCTCCCAACGAACTAGAAACGTCTAAAGTTTTGAAg GCTGGGCATGCCATTCACATCTCGACACTCTTGAACTTCCTACCCACCATATTAAACTTGTTGTTCAATTTGCTGGCGAAATGCGGAAACGTTGGCACTGTGGGCATCGACACCATGCGCCTGCTGTTGCACATTGTGACTCAAACAAAGGATGCAGGCCGACACGACGCTCTCGTGGCTTATGTAAAA TATGTCTATGGGAGTTCTCACTCTGGAGACGGCGGCCCTCCTCTGCACGAACAGCTAGCAGTGCACATGCCTGCGCTGCTGGACTCTCTTGCTGCCACCGAAATGCATTTGGCACTACAGCTGATGAGCCATTCCGGCTTTTTTCTTGAGATCCTTGCCAAAAGCATGGCCCAGCACCTTCTGGCTACAGGGAGAATAaag ATGCTACGAAACGAGCGCTTTTCAGCCGACTTCACTGCCTCGCTAGAAAGAATGCTTGACACTCTAGCGCCTCGCGTGATAAACCACTTCAAAGACCACAAGGAACACGCACAAGAACTGAATACAAGCATTGCTGTATTTTTGAAG CGATGCTTAAGTCTGATGGACAGAGGCGTAGTTCTCGGCTTGATTGGGCGCTACAGTCACAGATTCAACTCTAGTGAGCACGCCATGCTGAGCGAATACAAATACTCATTCTTGGGCACCGTTTGCTGCCATGAGCACTTCATTCCATTGAATATTCCATTGGCGCCGCCGCCCCTATCACCCA ACAATGGCCAAAACTGGAGTGCTGGCCAGCTGAACGAAGACTTCTGCAAGCAGCATTTCTTAGCTGGTCTCTTGCTCCGAGAGCTTCAGCATGCCCTGAACAAGGAGGTGTATCAGGTGCGACGAGCAGCAGTGCGCACACTAAGGGACTTGATGGCAAAGCACGAGCTTGACTCGCGGTACCAGAACAAG ggTCAGCTAGCCCGGATTGCATCACTGTTCCTACCTTGGCTTGAAATTGCCATTGACAATAGAGACAGGCTGCCAATCGTAATATGCAGGCACAGGGTTGGCGCGAAATCAACAAATGTGGCCTCTAGCATAGCTGATAGCAACCTGGGAGGAAGTAGCAGCATCCTCTCTGCCGCCAGCTGTCCTCAAAATGGCTTAAAAGATAGAGCTAACCGCAACACTCTCCATTTTGATTCCTGTGGATCGCCATTCTTCTCTGGAGCACATTCAAGAGAGTCTGTTGGGTTTTCTGCCATCGCTGCTCAAG gtGTTTTGGTGGCTGGATCTACGCAAAGTTTGGAATCTGATGATTCAACCATGTCCATTGATGCCGCTTCTGCTGCTTCACAAGAGACGGCAATTGCAAAAGGACCAGGAAGCATTGGAAG GAATTTGATGAACAACTCTCCTCAGCCACATTTGCAACATCGTGACATGTTACAAGCTTCCGAGGCGCAGGATATTTTGCTCTGCTACCTGTTTGTGGTGAAGCATGTTGGGGATCAGTGTCTGGTAGCCTACTGGCAGCACTGCAGTCAGACCCAGCTTTTGGGATTCTTCCAGCTCCTGCA CATGAGCCTAATGAAGTTCCAATACTTGGGTAAAAGACACCAAAGTGGATTGGCCAGCAAATTGTCTTTGGCCGCCGCGCCAGTTACCCAAAGTAATGGCTTCAGAAGTAGAAAGGCAAACACTTTGCCGGCTCGCATGGAGGCTCCTGCTTTTGGAACCGCAAGCGAAAGCTTTGTTGACCAACCCAACCCAATCAGTGACACAAAGA GCTGGAAGTTAGGCAGGACTGTGTCACAGCACACGCTCCTTGAAGCAAACATGGCTGCAGAAGTAGGCTTAATCGTGCTTGACTGCGTTGGTCTGTACTGCAGACAGTGCCGAGATTCTATTTTGGCCGCAGAGGATTCGCCAATAACAGagaaaatctttgaaatttacCTCTCATTCTTGCAAGTTGGACAGTGCGAAAGCATCCTCATGCACGTTTTTGCTGCTCTGCGTGCCTTTGTGAACAATTTCTCACCAGTGCTATTTCAAG gaagtgcaaaaatttgtgGTCTCCTTTGCTCTGAGCTCTTACGTTGCTGCAATTCTAAATTAACAAAGACTAGACAAGAGGCCTGTGCAATCGTGTATCTTCTCATGCGAAGCAATTTTGAGTTTACTGGTCGGCAGGGATTGACGAGGATGCACCTTCAG TTGGTAATATCTGTCTCTCGCCTCCTTGGGAATATGGACGTGCTGAATAACTCGAGAATGCAGGAGAGCCTTTCCATGATCAACAATTTTGCCAGCAGTGACAAAGCGATGAAGATGACAA GGTTCCCTAAAGAAGTCAGACAGTTGACCACACGAATGAGGAATGTCTTGATGGCCACTGCACAAATGCGTGAACACAATCATGAACCTGAGGTCCTGAATGAGCTGCAGTTGAACTTGGCAGACTCGTATTCGTGCACGCCAGAGCTGCGAATGACGTGGCTGCAGGCGCTGGCAGAGAACCACACCAAGGCAAACTCGTACTCAGAAGCTGCTCTGTGTCACTTGCACATGGCTGCTCTGCAGTCAGAATATTTGAAACAGAAAGGAATCTTGAGCTGGGGTGCTGAAGCGTTTGCTGACATTTCGCCAAATATCACAGAAGATGAGAAGAACTTGAAAGTTGACTCTG GTGCTGCTGAGACGCAGTTCACAGAGGCTTCTCTGACGGAGCAGCTGACCCTCTGCTCAGACCTACTGGAGAGAGCAGAACGTTATGAGCTGCAGGTGCCGCTTTACAGGTTGATCACCCCGCTGTATGAATCAAGAAGGGACTACAATGCAATGGCTGCGGCCTTCAGACACTTGGCCCAGTCGTGCACCAAGGCGTCCGAGTGTGCTACCAGGGGAGGACGGCGTCTCCTTGGAACATACTATAGAGTTTCTTTCTACGGACAG gcaTGTTTTGATGAAAACACGCAAGGTGTGGAATACATTTACAAAGAACCAAAGGTGACATCCCTAGCTGAGTTATCTGAGCGGCTGACCCACCAGTTTGCGAGCAAGTTCGGCCATGGCGCTGTCAAAATTGTTTGTGACACGGACCGCGCGGGTAGCGACAGAAAGGAGGATGGAGGTTGGGTGCTAGTCACGCACGTCACCCCGTACTGGGAGCCCAGTGAACTTGGCTCCAGGCTGACCCTGTTTGAGAGGACCCACCACAACGTGCGAAAGTTCATGTTCGACACTCCCTTCACCAGAAACGGACCTGCGCAAGGAGAGCCTTCGGATCAATGGAAGAGAAGAACGATTCTAACAA CTTCCAAATCGTTTCCTTACCTGGTCCGCCGCTTGCCAGTGGTTGACAAAAGCGTCATGGAGATGAACCCGCTGATTGTGGCGCTGCACGAAATGAAGCAACGCGTGGCTGACATGGAGGAAGTTGTTTACTGTAACCCACCGGACGCTAAAAGATTGCAACTTTTGTTGCAG GGAAGTGTTTGTGTACAAGTCAATGCAGGTCCTATGGCCTATGCCTCTGCATTCCTCGACCCAACAAAGAACGCAGAGTATTCTGAAGATGATTTGGAACAGCTTAGGGACATTTTCAG agaCTTTGTCAATGTCTGCTCAGATGCTCTGCACCTAAACGCTAAACTAGTCTCAAGCGAACAGCATAGCTACCAGGAGATGCTCTCGGAAACTTTCCAGAAGATGTGCCAGGATCTTGGCGCCCTGATGAGTGAGCCCAACCTTTTGGAAGAGGACCTCATGAGCAAACGACAGAGCTGCGTCCTCTTCAGCGCCATCAGCGGCCTGCAAAACGAATCTAGTTACACGTAA